In Candidatus Cloacimonadaceae bacterium, the DNA window CCGCAAGAATGTCCAGACAAGCCACGGATATCCTCAGCGCCAAACTTGCCATCACAAACCGCTTCATCCTGATCGAGCGTCAGGACACCCTTGCCATCTCCAACGAGCGGCGCATTTCAAACATCGGTAATTTGCGCATCCCCGCGGATTATTTCATCATCGGAGCGATCACAGATTATGGCAGAAGCGTCACCGGCAACGTGGGAATGGTCGATCGCACCAAGAAACAGACCGCCTATGCCAAGGTCAATCTGCGCATCGTTGACACTCGCACCGGAGTTGTGATCTATGGCGAAGAAGGAACCGGCGAGGCATACTCCGAAACCGGCACCATCCTGGGAATGGGCTCTCAAGCCGGTTTTGACGGAACTCTTACCGACAAAGCCATCGAAGCCGCCATCAACAGCGTGATCAACAACCTCATCAACCGCCTGTCAAACGAACCCTGGCGCTCCTATGTGCTGAACGTGGAAGAAGGGTTTGCTTTCATCTCCGGCGGTGCCCTGCAAGGGATCAAGATCGGAGATGTTTTCACAGTGTATCGGCGCGGCAAGCTGGTGGATAATCCACAGACTGGGATCCCCATCGAACTACCTGCCACTCAGATATCCAAGATCAAGGTGCAAAAAATCCTTCCCGGAACCGAACTCACGGAGCTTTCTCTCTGCGAAATCATTTCCGGTGACCTCAGCGGCGATATCAAGCAGATGTTCGTCGGTGAAAAATGACGGGAGGAAGTATGAACAATATCTTGTATCTACTCGTGGTGCTGTTTCTGCTCAGCGCTTGCAGCGTTTCCCAAATGAACCAGGGTGCAAACGCAAAAGAGGGCTACGGCTATCTTAAAATTAGTGGCAATACAGACAACATCAGCCTCAGCCTCAATGGTCAGACGGTGCAAAGCGTCCCCGTGATGCTCTATGAGCTGAAGGGTGGAAGCTATAACCTGGTGGTCACTTCCGGCGGAGATGTCATACTCAGACGCTTGGTTTTGATCTCCGCTTCGCTGACCACCGAAGTCATCGTTCCATGAGAAAGCTGGCGCTGCTGCTGATCCCGTTTGCGTTTGCTGCCTGCACGGTTTCCAAGCCATATTTGTATTACGGAAACTATTCGAGGAGCTATTACAACGTTGTCAAAAAGCAGGATGAGGCTTCTCGGGCACAGTTTAAACAAAGCCTGGAACGCGTCTTTGCCCGTTCCGCGGAATATAGCATACCCGTCCCGCCTGGTCTCTATTGCGATTACGCGTTGCTGATGCTGGAAGAGAATCGCCTGCCGGATGCCAAACGCTACTTTGAACTGGAAAAAAGCAACTGGGCGGAATCCGCCATGTTCGTGGATTTTCTCATCCAGCGCTATCAACTGGGAATTGAGGAGGGACAATGATAAAACGCATGATCCTCCCCCTCATTGTGGCTGCCTTCTTCCTGCTAACCGGTTGCGTCACCAACCAATATACATTGCGTGAAACTTTCCCCAAAATGTATGAAAACCCGCCGACAGTGATCATAATCATGCCCCCGATCAACCAAAGCACCGCTGCCGAAGCCAAAGAATACTTCGCTTCATCCCTTTCCGAGGCGATGGGATTGACGGGCTATAATCCACTTTCCGTGGAATCCGTGTTTGCCGTGCTGCGGGATGAAGGCTTGTATGATACTGAAACAATAAACGATGAGGTGCTGAAAAACCTGAAGAAATACTTTGGTGCCGATGCGGTTCTGGTCACCCAGATCGAAAGATGGGACAAATCTTGGTTTCTGCTTTCCGGAACGCTGTCGATCACTGCCAAATACATGCTCTATAATACTGACACCGGCGAAGTGATGTGGGATTTCACGACCATTACGGAAGTGAGCCTGGGTTCATCCAACGAAAACCTGCTTGTCTCGATCATCGAATCCGCCGTCAAAACTGCTACCGAGGATTATTTTGAACACGCCCGCCGCTCCAATATTCTTACCTTCAAAAACTATATCCCGCATGGCAAATACCATCCCCTCTTTGGTGCCGACGGAGAAGCGACGGTTCCTTCCTCCAAAGTGGGAAACATCAAAATCGCAAAGTGAGATTTTATTGCGTAGTATTATGATCATCAAGACCAATATGAGTTATCGCACCCACGCACCAAAGCTGGCTGTCCAAAGCGCTTGCCAAGCAAATTAGGATGCTGAATATTCTCTGATTAACCTTTTTCTTTCAGACAGTGGAGCAAAGATGAAACTTAGATTAATGGCATTGATGCTAACAGTGATCGCAAGCGTTAGCATTGGATCTGCACAGCAGCTTGAGCCTGATAGGCTTGATTTTGCCGAAAAGGGCTCTCGCGACCGGCAGGTAGGACACATCCACGGCACCGTTTACAGCAGTGGAGGCGCCCCCATCCAACATGCCACGGTCACAGTCCAAGGCACCGGCATCAGCGTGATGTGTTCCCCCGTCGGCATTGGCGGGATACAAAGTCTCACCCAAACCTGCAAATGAGTATCAACTGTCACAGTGGTCGTAAGGCTTTATGAATTGGAGAGATATATAGGACTGGCTTCGGAAATTGTCACAGTGCCTTTTGGACGTTTCTGGACGTTTCTGTATCACCAATACTGCAAATATGCGCTGTTTTTAGACTGATTTCAGATCATCAGATTTTTGGGAGAGGTCATC includes these proteins:
- a CDS encoding CsgG/HfaB family protein, which gives rise to MRYMILYLFAVLLLLAACAGFSKEEKPTPVSVIPQSETPQTQETFRLKRKIAVGRFSNETRLANSFLSEGSNTSARMSRQATDILSAKLAITNRFILIERQDTLAISNERRISNIGNLRIPADYFIIGAITDYGRSVTGNVGMVDRTKKQTAYAKVNLRIVDTRTGVVIYGEEGTGEAYSETGTILGMGSQAGFDGTLTDKAIEAAINSVINNLINRLSNEPWRSYVLNVEEGFAFISGGALQGIKIGDVFTVYRRGKLVDNPQTGIPIELPATQISKIKVQKILPGTELTELSLCEIISGDLSGDIKQMFVGEK
- a CDS encoding DUF4810 domain-containing protein; this translates as MRKLALLLIPFAFAACTVSKPYLYYGNYSRSYYNVVKKQDEASRAQFKQSLERVFARSAEYSIPVPPGLYCDYALLMLEENRLPDAKRYFELEKSNWAESAMFVDFLIQRYQLGIEEGQ
- a CDS encoding DUF799 family lipoprotein, with the protein product MIKRMILPLIVAAFFLLTGCVTNQYTLRETFPKMYENPPTVIIIMPPINQSTAAEAKEYFASSLSEAMGLTGYNPLSVESVFAVLRDEGLYDTETINDEVLKNLKKYFGADAVLVTQIERWDKSWFLLSGTLSITAKYMLYNTDTGEVMWDFTTITEVSLGSSNENLLVSIIESAVKTATEDYFEHARRSNILTFKNYIPHGKYHPLFGADGEATVPSSKVGNIKIAK